The following are from one region of the Osmia bicornis bicornis chromosome 8, iOsmBic2.1, whole genome shotgun sequence genome:
- the LOC114878169 gene encoding plant intracellular Ras-group-related LRR protein 9-like produces the protein MSDLAKNLLTQYYGLGTGSNGKRFLSIHQSVENIKRDEEIQVIEQTSSTNEEKSSDEESQKDNNECRKLSVANNSYPPSSEVYDDIEDAYDFDENLDDFESNMDDFAENTQSSITNDQSSNAIKETVEDSEANDSKNTNENDMSLTFIEDAFPDSGSDTSTTLNKSEKSSRTDTNLPVPKKEPICNQTFVDFSGTELTQFPSEILIKFPYIRMLYVADNDLTELPADIFTSLRYLEWLDARNNSLSSLSATIKFHTCLETLLLQRNKIENLPLELCTLPKLKTLQVAQNPLITPPQDVVASGYSAILEFLRIEWNNAHPEERVEFKENKIEPKLSTILCYQSPRRNKKKIVPLKSAVRNRDPSTVEKRKSYKPSSRCENKGANISLEYRSLLFSKIKEWFDKQTLILQKVKDENVLKKWRRDKRSFSISMEKAMKRSEDDIPFGFDLEDYAPIFRHNLKSNNQRGSKIKRKQKFVPPTDINKKINELLKSLNELEVKDAHTTSPRTKQNLFKNEIEKILQFQNEIQNLRKYNDVATVPLKKLNKLQ, from the exons ATGTCTGATTTAGCAAAGAATTTATTAACCCAATATTACGGTCTTGGTACAGGATCAAACGGTAAAAGATTTTTATCTATTCATCAAAgtgttgaaaatataaaacgcGATGAAGAAATACAGGTTATCGAGCAAACCTCTTCAACGAACGAGGAAAAGTCTTCTGACGAAGAATCTCAG AAAGACAATAATGAATGTCGAAAACTCAGCGTTGCAAATAATTCGTATCCTCCTTCATCCGAAGTTTATGATGACATAGAGGACGCGTATGATTTCGATGAAAATCTCGATGATTTTGAATCAAATATGGACGATTTTGCTGAAAATACGCAGTCTTCTATTACAAATGATCAATCATCAAACGCTATTAAAGAAACAGTTGAGGATTCAG AAGCGAATGattcaaaaaatacaaatgaaaatgatatgagTCTAACATTTATCGAGGACGCTTTTCCGGACAGTGGTTCAGATACTTCCACTACACTAAACAAATCGGAGAAATCTTCGCGAACTGATACAAATCTGCCAGTACCTAAGAAAGAGCCAATATGTAATCAAACATTTGTAGATTTCTCTGGCACTGAATTAACACAATTTCCaagtgaaatattaataaaatttccataCATAAGG atGTTATACGTGGCAGATAACGATTTGACCGAACTTCCAGCTGATATTTTTACCTCCTTGAGATATCTTGAATGGCTGGACGCGAGGAACAATAGCCTATCCTCTCTATCGGCTACCATTAAATTCCATACGTGCTTAGAAACTCTCCTGCTTCAGagaaacaaaattgaaaatttaccGTTAGAACTCT GCACTTTGCCAAAACTGAAAACCCTTCAGGTGGCACAAAACCCACTTATCACGCCCCCGCAAGATGTCGTGGCTTCAGGTTATTCGGCTATTCTTGAATTTTTGCGGATCGAATGGAACAATGCCCACCCTGAAGAGCGAGTTGAGTTCAAGGAAA ATAAAATTGAGCCGAAACTGTCGACGATTCTTTGCTATCAGTCTCctcgaagaaataaaaagaaaattgtgcCATTAAAAAGTGCAGTACGTAACAGAGATCCCTCTACAGTAGAGAAACGCAAATCTTACAAGCCTAGTAGCAG GTGTGAAAATAAAGGCGCAAATATTTCACTGGAATATCGTTCGCTTTTGTTTTCCAAAATAAAAGAATGGTTTGATAAACAAACGTTAATACTACAAAAAGTAAA ggatgaaaatgttttaaaaaaatggagGAGAGATAAGAGAAGTTTTAGTATTTCCATGGAAAAGGCGATGAAAAGAAGTGAAG aTGATATTCCTTTTGGATTTGATCTGGAAGATTATGCACCCATATTTAGGCATAATTTAAAATCG AATAATCAAAGGGGATCAAAgataaaaaggaaacaaaaatTCGTTCCACCAAC GGATATTAacaagaaaattaatgaattgtTGAAATCTTTAAACGAACTTGAAGTTAAAGATGCACATACAACCTCGCCAAGAACTaaacaaaatttgtttaaaaatgaaatagaaaag ATACTACAATTCCAAAATGAAATCCAGAACTTGAGAAAATATAATGACGTCGCAACAGTGCCactgaaaaaattaaataaattgcaatGA
- the LOC114878166 gene encoding uncharacterized protein LOC114878166 isoform X2: MPEPLPSKQNNRSRSSANENAEPGFHSRKRKHSVTDKNDIVPKRLCEDSELLSDLQDEFRQDSPDEFHNPCQNDQYRNNIPDTLIRLMYQLDLSVLCTLRKSAHEHKYASTSLAFGDSEIDKFSDIVLRYEEKSIHLHIETVDKYYVDNDIGYAGLFTKEKEKRRFYINDYFDSFVKYLMSKLDSSLNNIKYLIIYTNSGLDLTEEKKLKRGRSRNFYPFKFDNMNMKEHYILKHFFFIKDSVRERGFYQFSRDKIIREELLKRLEFSAIMQKAIAKRTPCQGFERKIKEAFLDKLVFAVNQPNREELNSLIRNKIKKNIEIEDNYKTLQKKILRTLAVPGKHKKIRNYVSRIVYEFSLLMSFLHDMFLHKNMFSINFEGQSPDISNDIIINYRNRITYVKAHDADKDIDYSKLFPSKQEVENTFSINKHFGLFVEELQHGIRYFIIYTNANLMLTEEKTLKNGKPEDFYPLKFDNIDIQKKRYKILRNCTCINGNDLYKFSQEETTRENVLNLLKLPPFLQKEKEEGCLSDENEKEIKVKFLDRLIFAVNQYDKKKLKSVIGNEVNKFDVPYNHEELREITLRWLESHEFGHITKGMMEKLLEDIKNNRSSYQKTQNRDINEEINFAKSVVGRQGTPTFHQFLNYLIKGEGKRNLEVLKRNRIDLTSMSSILNRSGGTAIHAFKGLYNLWFDEKENKTRYLQTLERVGVNLATMSGILNGAANSAVSAFKGLYDLWFNKEGNKTQYLKTLEKEGLKLTNMSSILNRAGITAPTAFKDLYDLWFDQKGNKTQYLTTLEKGGINLVTMSSILSGAGSKASTAFKDLYDLWFDEKGNKTQYLKTLEKEGINLANMSSILNGAGVKAPIAFKQLYDLWFDAEGNKTHCLKTLEKEGVNLANMSSILSRAAANASKAFKGLYDLWFDAEGNKTQYLRTLEKEGISVVSISSILHGAAGNATKAFEELYNTFFDEQGNKKQHLKHFLEGEDEKNSFTLANLSSILNGAGANPQDAFEKLHSACFNKEGKRKKLLDDFYNANFKASHISCMLCGSGVRASAVIKKFHSVYFDPKGKRSKLLADFYEIGFTPGDLCNILSGAVDNLEKFHNFCFVAETKKYLNNFLNEEGFTVSGLCNILHGARGNVCPALKELSTVCFDETGNKTQLLNDFYEAGFTPNDLIRILSMTGNNAGSVLRNFHKSCFNEKNYLNHFLVKRRLFTLKDLCEILHGAGITTSSVFEKLHDLCFDETGKKTKYFKNLMKYDGDQAFDVLYEKVRKAPYKGLLLSK, from the coding sequence ATGCCAGAACCATTGCCATCGAAACAAAATAATCGTTCAAGGAGTTCAGCTAATGAAAATGCTGAACCTGGTTTTCACTCTAGAAAACGGAAACATTCTGTTACAGACAAAAATGATATAGTACCAAAGAGATTGTGTGAAGATTCAGAATTGCTGAGTGATTTACAAGATGAGTTTAGACAAGATTCACCTGATGAATTCCATAATCCTTGTCAAAATGATCAATACAGGAATAATATTCCTGATACTTTGATTAGGCTTATGTATCAATTGGACTTGTCAGTACTTTGTACGCTTAGAAAGTCTGCACATGAACACAAATATGCCTCAACCTCCTTAGCATTTGGAGATTCTGAGATTGACAAATTTAGTGATATTGTTCTTCGTTATGAAGAGAAATCCATTCATCTACACATTGAAACTGTAGACAAATATTATGTAGATAACGATATTGGGTATGCTGGATTGTTCaccaaagaaaaagaaaaaagaagattttatataaatgatTACTTTGATAGCTTTGTTAAATATCTAATGTCTAAATTAGATAGTTcattgaataatataaaatatcttaTTATCTATACCAATTCAGGATTGGATCTtacagaagaaaagaaattaaaacgaGGACGATCCAGAAATTTTTATCCTTTTAAATTTGATAATATGAATATGAAGGAACACTATATTTTAAAAcacttcttttttataaaagatAGTGTGCGAGAGCGTGGTTTTTATCAGTTTTCACGAGATAAGATAATAAGAGAAGAACTCTTAAAGCGATTAGAATTCTCAGCTATTATGCAAAAGGCAATAGCAAAAAGAACACCCTGTCAAGgttttgaaagaaagataaaagaaGCATTTTTGGATAAATTAGTATTTGCAGTAAATCAGCCTAATAGAGAAGAGTTGAACAGCcttattagaaataaaataaaaaaaaacattgaaattgaagataattataaaacattacaaaaaaaaatattacgtACTTTGGCAGTTCCAggaaaacataaaaaaattagaaattatgtATCTAGGATTGTATATGAATTCAGTTTATTAATGTCCTTTTTGCATGACATGTTTTTGCACAAAAATAtgttttccataaattttgaaGGACAAAGCCCTGATATATCTAACGACATCATCATCAATTATAGAAATAGAATTACTTATGTGAAAGCTCATGATGCAGATAAGGATATTGACTATAGTAAATTGTTTCCCTCGAAACAGGAAGTGGAGAATACGTTTTctattaataaacattttggACTTTTTGTTGAAGAGTTACAGCATGGTAtaagatattttattatctataCTAATGCCAATCTAATGCTTACAGAAGAAAAGACATTAAAAAATGGGAAACCCGAAGATTTTTATCCTTTAAAATTTGATAACATAGATattcaaaagaaaagatataaaattttaagaaattgtACCTGTATAAATGGGAATGatctttataaattttcacaaGAAGAAACAACAAGAGAGAATGTTCTAAATCTACTAAAGCTTCCGCCTTTTCTGcaaaaagagaaggaagaaggaTGTCTTTccgatgaaaatgaaaaggaaataaaagttAAATTTTTGGATAGACTAATATTTGCAGTTAATCAATAcgataagaaaaaattgaaaagtgttATTGGGAATGAGGTGAATAAGTTTGATGTTCCATATAATCATGAAGAATTACGTGAAATAACGTTACGTTGGTTAGAGTCTCATGAATTTGGTCATATTACAAAGGGAATGATGGAAAAACTTTTagaagatataaaaaataatagatcTAGTTATCAGAAGACTCAGAATAGGGAtattaatgaagaaattaattttgctaAAAGTGTAGTTGGTAGACAAGGAACACCTACATTTCATcagtttttaaattatctaattaaaggtgaaggaaaaagaaatctaGAAGTTCTgaaaagaaacagaatagATCTCACTAGCATGTCCAGTATTTTGAATAGATCAGGAGGCACTGCTATACATGCTTTTAAAGGACTATATAATCTTTGGTttgatgaaaaagaaaataaaacacgATACCTGCAAACTCTAGAAAGAGTCGGAGTAAATCTAGCTACTATGTCTGGTATTTTGAATGGAGCAGCAAATAGTGCTGTGAGTGCTTTCAAAGGATTATATGATCTTTGGTTTAATAAAGAAGGGAataaaacacaatatttaaagACTCTAGAAAAAGAAGGATTAAAACTAACTAACATGTCCAGTATTTTAAACAGAGCTGGAATTACAGCTCCTACAGCTTTTAAAGATTTATATGACCTTTGGTTTGATCagaaaggaaataaaacacaatatttaaCAACTCTGGAGAAAGGAGGAATAAATTTGGTTACTATGTCCAGTATTTTAAGTGGAGCAGGAAGTAAAGCTTCCACTGCATTTAAGGATTTATATGACCTCTGGTTcgatgaaaaaggaaataaaacacaatatttaaagACTCTAGAAAAAGAGGGAATTAATCTGGCTAATATGTCGAGTATATTAAATGGGGCAGGAGTTAAAGCTCCTATAGCTTTTAAACAGTTATATGATCTATGGTTTGACGCAGAAGGAAATAAAACTCACTGTTTAAAAACTCTAGAGAAGGAAGGAGTTAATCTGGCTAATATGTCTAGTATTTTAAGTAGAGCAGCAGCTAATGCTTCAAAAGCTTTTAAAGGATTATATGATTTGTGGTTCGATGCAGAAGGAAATAAAACGCAATATTTAAGAACTctagaaaaagaaggaataaGCGTGGTCAGTATATCTAGTATTTTGCATGGAGCAGCTGGTAATGCTACAAAAGCTTTTGAAGAATTATATAACACCTTTTTTGATGaacaaggaaataaaaaacaacATTTAAAACACTTTCTCGAAGGAGAAGATGAGAAAAACAGTTTTACACTGGCTAATCTGTCTAGTATATTAAATGGAGCAGGAGCTAATCCCCAAGAtgcttttgaaaaattacatagTGCCTGTTTCAataaggaaggaaaaagaaaaaaacttttagatgatttttataatgcaaattttaaagCGAGTCATATATCTTGTATGTTATGTGGATCAGGCGTCCGTGCTTCCGctgttataaaaaaattccATAGTGTCTATTTCGATCCCAAAGGGAAACGATCAAAACTTCTGGCTGATTTCTATGAGATTGGTTTTACGCCCGGTGATTTATGCAATATATTGAGCGGAGCGGTAGACAATTTAGAAAAGTTTCACAACTTTTGTTTTGTAGCAGAAACtaaaaagtatttaaataatttcttaaatgaGGAAGGTTTTACAGTGAGTGGTTTATGTAACATATTGCACGGAGCAAGAGGTAATGTTTGTCCTGCTTTGAAAGAACTTTCTACTGTTTGTTTTGATGAGACAGGAAACAAAACACAGCTTTTAAATGATTTCTATGAGGCAGGTTTCACACCTAATGATTTAATCCGTATACTGTCTATGACAGGAAATAATGCTGGTTCTGTTTTGAGAAATTTTCACAAGTCTTGTTTTAacgagaaaaattatttaaatcactTTTTAGTTAAAAGAAGACTTTTTACGCTGAAAGATTTATGCGAGATATTACACGGAGCAGGAATTACTACTTCTAgtgtttttgaaaaattacatgaTCTTTGTTTTGATGAGACAGGAAAAAAAActaaatatttcaagaatCTTATGAAATATGATGGAGATCAAGCGTTTGATGTATTATATGAGAAAGTTAGGAAAGCTCCTTATAAGGGTTTGTTATTATCTAAATAA
- the LOC114878166 gene encoding uncharacterized protein LOC114878166 isoform X1, which translates to MPEPLPSKQSNRSRSSANENAEPGFHSRKRKHSITNKNDVVPKRLCEDSELLSDLQDEFRQDSPDGFHNSCQNNQYRNNIPDTLIRLMYQLDLSVLCTLRKSAHEHKYASTSLAFGDSEIDKFSDIVLRYEEKSIHLHIETVDKYYVDNDIGYAGLFIKEKEKRRFYINDYFDSFVKCLMLKLDSSLNNIEHLIIYTNSRLDLTEEKKLKRGRSRNFYPIKFDNMNIKKHYILKDFFFIKDNVRKRGFYQFSRDKIIREELIKRLELSAAMQKAIATRTPCQGFERKIREAFLDKLVFAVNQPNREELNSLIRNKMKENYEVQDNYKTLRKRILRTLAVPGKHKKIRNYVSRIVYEFSLLMSFLHDMFLHKNMFSINFEGQSRDISNDIIINYRNRITYVKARDADKDIDYSKLFPSKQKEENTFSINKHFALFVEELQHGIRYFIIYTNANLMLTEEKTLKNGKPEDFCPLKFVNIDIQKKRYKILRNCTCINGNDLYKFAQEETTRENVLNLLKLPPFLQKEKEEGCLSNENEKEIKVKFLDRLIFAVNQHDKKKLKSVIRNEVNKFDVPYNHEELREITLRWLESHEFGHITKGMMEKLLEDIKNNRSSYQKTQNRDINEEINFAKTVVGRQGTSTFHQFLNYLIKGEGKRSLEVLKRNGIVLTSMSSILSRSGGTAIHAFKGLYNLWFDEKEDKTRYLQTLERVGVNLATMSGILSGAANSAVSSFKGLYDLWFNKEGNKTQYLKTLEKEGLKLTTMSSILNRAGITAPTAFKDLYDLWFDQKGNKTLYLTTLEKGGINLVTMSSILSGAGSKASTAFKDLYDLWFDEKGNKTQYLKTLEKEGINLANMSSMLNGAGVKAPMAFKQLYDLWFDAEGNKTHCLKTLEKEGINLANMSSILSRAAANASKAFKGLYDLWFDAEGNKTQYLRTLEKEGIKLGNMSSILHGAGANASKAFKDLYDIWFDEEGNKTQYLKPLKEEGINLTNMSSILSRAGANAAKAFEVLYDLWFDEEGNKTQHLKVMEEKGMNLTNVSSILGGAGSNAAKAFKDLCDLWFDEEGNKTKYLEALEENGINLANMSSILHKAGSNASKAFKCLHDLWFDKNGNKTQSLKALEENGINLTNISSILNGAGFNAAKAFKELYNTFCDEEGNKKEHLKHFIKRKGFTIHNLSGILSGTGANVKDAFEKLHDVFFNDDGERTELLDDFYKVGFVPSNLSAILCGTGVRASSILKRLHSVCFNKERERTKLLDDFYKANFSPGALCSILSGTANSLEEFYNFCFIAETQKYLSHFLNEKEGFTASGLCKILHGARTNICSALKDFHDVCFDEEGNRAQLLDDFYNAGFRPSDLSNILCLAGNRATFILRNFHKFCFNKENYLDHFLAEKELFTPKNLSMILDGVGINICPIFEKLHNLCFDKAGNKTKYLKNLINKGHKKNEMCKILHKAVRASSISLNDEEK; encoded by the coding sequence ATGCCAGAACCGTTGCCATCGAAACAAAGTAATCGTTCAAGGAGTTCAGCTAATGAAAATGCTGAACCTGGTTTTCACTCTAGAAAACGGAAACATTCTATTACAAACAAAAATGATGTAGTACCAAAGAGATTGTGTGAAGATTCAGAATTGTTGAGTGATTTACAAGATGAGTTTAGACAAGATTCACCTGATGGATTCCATAATTCTTGTCAAAATAATCAATACAGGAATAATATTCCTGATACTTTGATTAGACTTATGTATCAATTGGACTTGTCAGTGCTTTGTACGCTTAGAAAGTCTGCACATGAACACAAATATGCCTCAACCTCCTTAGCATTTGGAGATTCTGAGATTGACAAATTTAGTGATATTGTTCTTCGTTATGAAGAGAAATCCATTCATCTACACATTGAAACTGTAGACAAATATTATGTAGATAACGATATTGGGTATGCTGGGTTGTTcatcaaagaaaaagaaaaaagaagattttatataaatgatTACTTTGATAGCTTTGTTAAATGTCTAATGCTTAAATTAGATAGTTCATTGAATAATATAGAACATCTTATTATCTATACCAATTCAAGATTGGATCTtacagaagaaaagaaattaaaacgaGGACGATCCAGAAATTTTTATCCTATCAAATTTGATAATATGAATATAAAGAAACACTATATTTTAAAAgacttcttttttataaaggATAATGTGCGAAAGCGCGGTTTTTATCAGTTTTCAcgagataaaataataagagAAGAACTCATAAAACGATTAGAATTATCAGCTGCTATGCAAAAGGCAATAGCAACAAGAACACCCTGTCAAggttttgaaagaaaaataagagaagCATTTTTGGATAAATTAGTATTTGCAGTAAATCAGCCTAATAGAGAAGAGTTGAACAGCcttattagaaataaaatgaaagaaaactATGAAGTTCAagataattataaaacattACGGAAAAGAATATTACGTACTTTGGCAGTTCCAggaaaacataaaaaaattagaaattatgtATCTAGGATTGTATATGAATTTAGTTTATTAATGTCCTTTTTGCATGACATGTTTTTGCACAAAAATAtgttttccataaattttgaaGGACAAAGCCGTGATATATCTAACGACATCATCATCAATTATAGAAATAGAATTACTTATGTGAAAGCTCGTGATGCAGATAAGGATATTGACTATAGTAAATTGTTTCCCTCTAAACAGAAAGAGGAGAATACGTTTTctattaataaacattttgcACTTTTTGTTGAAGAGTTACAGCATGGTAtaagatattttattatctacACTAATGCCAATCTAATGCTTACAGAAGAGAAGACATTAAAAAATGGGAAACCCGAAGATTTTTGTcctttaaaatttgttaacatagatattcaaaagaaaagatataaaattttaagaaattgtACCTGTATAAATGGGAATGATCTTTATAAATTTGCACAAGAAGAAACAACAAGAGAGAATGTTCTAAATCTACTAAAGCTTCCGCCTTTTCtgcaaaaagaaaaggaagaaggatGTCTTTCCAATGAGAatgaaaaggaaataaaagttAAATTTTTGGATAGATTAATATTTGCAGTTAATCAACAtgataagaaaaaattgaaaagtgttATTAGGAATGAAGTGAATAAGTTTGATGTTCCATATAATCATGAAGAATTACGTGAAATAACGTTACGTTGGTTAGAGTCTCATGAATTTGGTCATATTACAAAGGGAATGATGGAAAAACTTTTagaagatataaaaaataatagatcTAGTTATCAGAAGACTCAGAATAGGGAtattaatgaagaaattaattttgctaAAACTGTAGTTGGTAGACAAGGAACATCTACATTTCATcagtttttaaattatctaattaaAGGTGAAGGAAAAAGAAGTCTAGAAGTTCTGAAAAGAAACGGAATAGTTCTCACTAGCATGTCCAGTATTTTGAGCAGATCAGGAGGCACTGCTATACATGCTTTTAAAGGACTATATAATCTTTGGTTTgatgaaaaagaagataaaacACGATACCTGCAAACTCTAGAAAGAGTCGGAGTAAATCTAGCTACTATGTCTGGTATTTTGAGTGGAGCAGCAAATAGTGCTGTGAGTTCTTTCAAAGGATTATATGATCTTTGGTTTAATAAAGAAGGGAataaaacacaatatttaaagACTCTAGAAAAAGAAGGATTAAAACTAACTACCATGTCCAGTATTTTAAACAGAGCTGGAATTACAGCTCCGACAGCTTTTAAAGATTTATATGACCTTTGGTTTGATCagaaaggaaataaaacaCTATATTTAACAACTCTGGAGAAAGGAGGAATAAATTTGGTTACTATGTCCAGTATTTTAAGTGGAGCAGGAAGTAAAGCTTCCACTGCATTTAAGGACTTGTATGACCTCTGGTTcgatgaaaaaggaaataaaacacaatatttaaagACTCTAGAAAAAGAGGGAATTAATTTGGCTAATATGTCGAGTATGTTAAATGGGGCAGGAGTTAAGGCTCCTATGGCTTTTAAACAGTTATATGATCTATGGTTTGACGCTGAAGGAAATAAAACTCACTGTTTAAAAACTCTAGAGAAGGAAGGAATTAATCTGGCTAATATGTCTAGTATTTTAAGTAGAGCAGCAGCTAATGCTTCAAAAGCTTTTAAAGGATTATATGATTTGTGGTTCGATGCAGAAGGAAATAAAACGCAATATTTAAGAACTctagaaaaagaaggaataaAACTAGGTAATATGTCTAGTATTTTGCATGGAGCAGGAGCTAATGCTTCAAAAGCTTTCAAAGACTTATATGATATTTGGTTTGATGAAGAAGGGAataaaacacaatatttaaaacctctaaaagaagaaggaataaATCTAACTAATATGTCCAGTATTTTAAGTAGGGCAGGAGCTAATGCGGCAAAAGCATTTGAAGTCTTATATGATCTTTGGTTTGATGAAGAAGGGAATAAAACACAACATTTAAAAGTCatggaagaaaaaggaatgAATCTAACTAATGTGTCTAGTATCTTAGGTGGAGCAGGATCGAATGCTGCAAAAGCTTTTAAAGACTTATGTGATCTTTGGTTTGATGAAGAaggaaataaaacaaaatatttagaaGCTCTAGAAGAAAACGGAATAAATCTAGCTAATATGTCCAGTATTTTGCATAAGGCAGGTTCTAATGCTTCAAAAGCTTTTAAATGTTTACATGATCTTTGGTTTGATAAAAACGGAAATAAAACACAATCTTTAAAAGCTCTAGAAGAAAACGGAATAAATTTAACTAATATATCCAGTATTTTGAATGGAGCAGGATTTAATGCTGCAAAAGCTTTTAAAGAACTATACAATACATTTTGTGATgaagaaggaaataaaaaagaacatttaaaacattttattaagAGAAAAGGCTTTACGATTCATAACTTATCTGGTATATTAAGTGGAACTGGAGCTAATGTTAAAGAtgcttttgaaaaattgcatgatgttttttttaatgacGACGGAGAAAGAACAGAACTTTTAGATGATTTCTATAAAGTAGGCTTTGTGCCAAGTAACTTATCCGCTATATTATGTGGAACAGGAGTTCGTGcttcttctattttaaaaagattGCATAGCGTTTGTTTTAataaggaaagagaaagaacaaAACTTTTAGATGATTTCTACAAGGCCAATTTCAGCCCTGGTGCTTTATGCAGTATATTAAGTGGAACGGCGAATAGTTTagaagaattttataatttttgttttatagcAGAGACGCAAAAGTATTTAAGTCATTTCTTAAATGAGAAAGAAGGTTTTACAGCCAGTGGTTTATGTAAGATATTGCATGGAGCCAGAACTAATATTTGTTCTGCTTTAAAAGATTTTCATGATGTTTGTTTTGATGAGGAAGGAAACAGAGCACAGCTTTTAGATGATTTCTATAATGCCGGTTTTAGGCCGAGTGATTTATCCAATATATTGTGTTTAGCAGGAAATAGAGCCacttttattttaagaaattttcataaattttgttttaataaagaaaattatttagatCACTTCTTAGCAGAGAAAGAACTTTTTACGCCGAAAAATCTATCTATGATATTAGATGGGGTAGGAATCAATATTTGTcctatttttgaaaaattgcacAATCTTTGTTTTGATAAGGCAGGaaacaaaacaaaatatttaaaaaatcttaTTAATAAAGGtcataaaaaaaatgagaTGTGCAAGATATTGCACAAAGCAGTTAGAGCTTCTTCTATCTCTTTAAATGATGAAGAAAAGTAA